One Vulpes lagopus strain Blue_001 chromosome 18, ASM1834538v1, whole genome shotgun sequence DNA window includes the following coding sequences:
- the CASS4 gene encoding cas scaffolding protein family member 4 isoform X1, which translates to MKGAGVMDGAPKTLLARALYDNHPDCSYELAFCRGDILTILEQDVPESEGWWKCLLHGRQGLAPANRLQILPEAPADRPCPPFLRGLEEGLASSKETYQVPTLLRPLTPGPVYEHMKSWVEGPPPATAEIYEFPDPPASARIVCEKTLTFPKQALFTIPRPARASLPTLPSQVYDVPAQSRGPPALKEPEKQQLYDIPASPKRAGLGSMTSPPGRQSAAAMSAIATRQGSYSTLPSPQKSEWIYDTPVSPEKADGRNASLGSFVEESEPHTPPRYMSSFQNPPNSRARSLNPHLHKNVPMQKKLSLPEIPCYKFLAPRDMIPLDESAGYKVPSSFLIPRVEQQNTEPNIYDTPKVVAGGRRAATEPGTVNGPSEKADRNSAWPSGQAPSLSPDPDRLSVSSCDSRASVVSSCSSTSTDSSSSSCSEDSGKELSLDPDLARETVAALQQQVAGSVAGLMLFVSRKWRFRDYLEANLGAIRTAAHRVEESLRAFLEFARGVQGSACNLSDTTLQARIRDQLQTISNSYQILLGTKESLDSCNWSLEVLVTDKVQNNPDDLERFVMVARMVPEDIKRFASIVIANGKLLFKQNCEKEDTLPMTPHAPLKLAKCLQLPQREIESYQSSVPVHKRKESVHSPELLKKNGTIIREPKLPNLEKTEKSISEGRLDENKNL; encoded by the exons ACACTCTTGGCCAGAGCACTTTACGACAACCACCCAGATTGTTCCTATGAGCTGGCTTTCTGCAGAGGAGACATCTTGACCATCCTGGAACAAGACGTGCCAGAAAGCGAGGGCTGGTGGAAGTGTTTGCTCCATGGGAGGCAAGGTCTGGCTCCTGCCAACCGCCTCCAAATCCTCCCTGAGGCCCCTGCAGACAGGCCCTGTCCCCCTTTCCTGAGAGGCCTGGAAGAAGGTCTCGCCAGCTCCAAGGAGACCTACCAGGTGCCCACCCTGCTCAGGCCCCTGACTCCAGGCCCCGTGTACGAGCACATGAAGAGTTGGGTGGAGGGGCCTCCACCTGCCACCGCCGAAATCTACGAATTCCCCGACCCCCCTGCCAGTGCCAGAATCGTCTGTGAAAAGACTCTAACCTTTCCAAAACAG GCCCTCTTCACGATTCCCAGACCAGCTCGGGCCTCGTTGCCAACCCTGCCTTCCCAGGTGTATGACGTGCCGGCCCAGAGCCGGGGCCCCCCGGCTCTGAAG GAGCCAGAGAAGCAGCAGTTATATGATATACCCGCCAGCCCCAAAAGGGCAGGACTTGGTTCCATGACCAGCCCACCAGGT AGGCAGAGCGCTGCCGCGATGTCGGCGATCGCCACGAGGCAAGGCAGCTACAGCACGTTGCCGAGCCCCCAGAAGTCGGAATGGATCTATGACACGCCAGTGTCTCCAGAAAAAGCTGATGGCAGAAATGCATCTCTAGGCAGCTTTGTGGAAGAATCAGAGCCCCACACTCCCCCCAGGTATATGTCCAGCTTCCAGAATCCTCCAAATAGCAGAGCAAGGTCCCTCAATCCACACCTGCATAAAAACGTGCCCATGCAGAAAAAACTCAGCCTTCCAGAAATTCCTTGCTACAAATTTCTGGCACCCAGGGACATGATCCCCTTGGACGAGAGTGCGGGCTACAAGGTCCCTTCGAGCTTTCTGATTCCCCGGGTGGAACAGCAGAACACCGAGCCAAACATTTATGACACCCCGAAGGTGGTGGCCGGGGGCCGACGGGCCGCGACCGAGCCGGGGACAGTGAACGGGCCTTCGGAGAAAGCGGACCGCAACTCCGCGTGGCCCTCGGGACAGGCACCATCGCTGTCCCCGGACCCCGACAGGCTGTCCGTTTCCAGCTGTGACAGCAGAGCCAGCGTTGTGTCCTCGTGCTCGTCCACGTCCACGGACTCCTCATCCAGCTCCTGCTCGGAGGACTCAGGCAAGGAGCTCTCGTTGGACCCGGACCTGGCCAGGGAGACGGTAGCGGCGCTGCAGCAGCAGGTGGCCGGCTCTGTCGCCGGCCTGATGCTCTTTGTCAGCAGGAAGTGGAGGTTCCGAGACTACCTGGAGGCCAACCTCGGCGCCATCCGCACGGCTGCCCACCGCGTGGAGGAGTCTTTGAGAGCATTCCTGGAGTTCGCCCGCGGGGTCCAGGGGAGCGCCTGTAACCTCAGCGACACCACCCTGCAGGCCAGGATCCGGGACCAGCTACAGACCATCTCCAACTCCTACCAGATCCTGCTCGGGACGAAGGAAAGCCTGGACAGCTGCAACTGGTCTCTGGAAGTCCTTGTGACCGACAAGGTCCAAAACAACCCGGATGACCTCGAGCGCTTCGTCATGGTGGCACGGATGGTTCCAGAAGACATCAAGAGGTTTGCCTCCATCGTCATTGCCAATGGGAAGCTCCTTTTCAAGCAGAACTGTGAGAAGGAAGACACCTTGCCGATGACCCCCCATGCACCATTGAAGCTTGCAAAATGCCTCCAGCTTCCCCAAAGGGAGATTGAATCATATCAGAGCAGCGTTCCTGTTCACAAACGAAAGGAAAGTGTACACTCCCCCGAGCTACTGAAGAAAAACGGGACAATTATCCGCGAACCG aagttgCCTAAcctagaaaagacagaaaaatccaTCTCAGAAGGAAGGTtggatgaaaacaaaaacctttga